From Eptesicus fuscus isolate TK198812 chromosome 13, DD_ASM_mEF_20220401, whole genome shotgun sequence, the proteins below share one genomic window:
- the AP5B1 gene encoding AP-5 complex subunit beta-1 isoform X2 gives MGLLGRETWARRLGAFRASPSAFMAAPEGEDLGRDLLSDLRSEKLSEQTKGSRQASRALRASSGLSQRATETRQRMESGDEEDVEKHRIHLRPVTLCNAAPGTLHLLPCEVRVNRPAPVGRFFTPAIRQGPDGLEVSFRGRSLRGEEVEVPPGLLGYVMVTEDKSVGKQDFSAGSDNDERELVEPPEALERDFDRFIRASASFSRFTLWGLETIPGPDAKVRAALTWPSLAEAIHKQVPQD, from the exons ATGGGGCTCCTGGGCCGCGAAACCTGGGCCCGGCGCCTGGGCGCCTTCCGGGCCAGTCCGTCCGCCTTCATGGCAGCTCCTGAGGGTGAGGATCTGGGTCGTGACCTGCTGAGCGACCTGAGGAGTGAGAAGCTGAGTGAACAGACCAAG GGCTCCCGACAGGCTTCGCGCGCTTTACGCGCCAGCTCTGGCCTCAGTCAGCGAGCCACGGAAACCCGGCAGAGGATGGAGAGCGGCGACGAGGAAGACGTGGAGAAGCACCGCATCCACCTACGCCCCGTCACTCTGTGCAACGCCGCGCCTGGCACGCTGCACCTCCTGCCCTGTGAAGTCCGGGTTAACCGGCCCGCCCCTGTGGGGCGCTTTTTCACCCCGGCCATCCGTCAGGGTCCCGATG GACTCGAAGTGTCGTTTCGGGGCCGCAGTCTACGGGGCGAGGAGGTGGAGGTGCCGCCCGGCCTGCTGGGATACGTGATGGTGACGGAAGACAAGTCGGTGGGGAAGCAGGACTTCTCAGCGGGATCAGACAATGACGAGCGGGAGCTGGTGGAACCCCCGGAGGCGCTGGAGCGGGACTTC GACCGCTTTATTCGCGCCTCCGCCAGTTTCAGCCGCTTCACCCTGTGGGGCCTGGAGACCATCCCTGGCCCGGATGCCAAAGTGCGTGCGGCCCTGACCTGGCCCAGCCTCGCCGAAGCG ATCCATAAACAGGTGCCGCAGGACTGA
- the AP5B1 gene encoding AP-5 complex subunit beta-1 isoform X1 — protein sequence MGLLGRETWARRLGAFRASPSAFMAAPEGEDLGRDLLSDLRSEKLSEQTKVSMLALSLEYPAQLWPDAPAAEAAATSLLDTLVLLPPRPSALRRPLLLAATTALVTGGALGPTSAASLRLLPLLLGLASGGDLGRGFGPSSEQRPLQATACECLRELESCQPGLLGGCLGLLRGLLGQEGPVAPVQPLSLLLALALRNTLVIQARARASLQGLLTVRASPPGGGPWNWTLAQAGEAHLQPQAPSWPAAEEECGLSALEPSPEEARELRAAVAQLLDTSYLLTPVAQAQLLWLLGWALRGLWGQPPVLFKPQLVRLLGTAQLVLLHAVLALKAAFGEALFTAQDEALLLRRLTLAAQHPALPLPAHLFYLHCLLSFPENCPLGPTGEEAAPLLLEPQLCRGLLPNLLHDPMALLARLHLLCLLCAEDEQKEEQGPAQSPCHYLQELLAGLQQRAALPGGPRALATLCFQASYLVAHCLAGHHTVLTPLTHGLAQLYRARPVLAPHFVDLLDRVAPELGEPLRVVLRQEVVSRPGGDEALRWHLQMLAKVADRDAQGATLGFLRAAAAHCADWGLQQALLRVCRALLRAGVGGGLADLLQALARQLEDPDGRDHARLYYILLSHLSGPKLGVALGPSLAAPALTSSLVAENQGFATALMVQEAPAPIRLSVGPQRAEGPVPVLQLQVEVLEPVYSLELRFRVEGQLCAPLGAVHVPCLCPGRPARPLLLPLQPRRPAPTQLDIRALYTKSTGLTCYTHLPPLPVKFADLFLPFPKPPEGASLGFFEELWDSCLPKGAESRLWCPLGPQGLEALVSRHLEPFVVVAQPPTSYHIAIRLPPDSKLLLRLEAAQADGVPLALRTDDWAVLPLVGDFLRGLSAAG from the exons ATGGGGCTCCTGGGCCGCGAAACCTGGGCCCGGCGCCTGGGCGCCTTCCGGGCCAGTCCGTCCGCCTTCATGGCAGCTCCTGAGGGTGAGGATCTGGGTCGTGACCTGCTGAGCGACCTGAGGAGTGAGAAGCTGAGTGAACAGACCAAG GTTTCCATGTTGGCCCTGAGCTTGGAGTACCCAGCCCAGTTGTGGCCGGATGCccctgcagctgaggcagctgccaCCTCCCTGTTGGATACCCTAGTCCTTCTACCCCCACGGCCATCAGCTCTGCGGAggcccctgttgctggcagcaaccacAGCCCTGGTGACCGGAGGTGCGCTCGGCCCCACCTCCGCGGCCTCCCTGCGGCTTCTGCCCCTGCTGCTCGGCTTGGCTTCAGGTGGTGATCTGGGGCGAGGCTTTGGCCCCTCCTCGGAGCAGCGACCCCTGCAGGCCACTGCGTGCGAGTGCCTGCGGGAGCTGGAGAGCTGccagcctgggctgctggggggctgcCTGGGGCTTCTTCGTGGCCTGTTGGGACAAGAGGGCCCCGTGGCCCCTGTCCAGCCGCTCAGCCTGCTGCTGGCACTTGCCCTGCGAAACACCTTGGTGAtacaggccagggccagggccagcctgcaGGGCCTGCTCACAGTCAGGGCTTCTCCCCCTGGGGGTGGCCCCTGGAACTGGACACTGGCTCAAGCGGGCGAAGCCCACCTTCAGCCCCAAGCGCCCAGTTGGCCGGCAGCTGAGGAGGAGTGTGGCCTTTCAGCGCTAGAGCCCAGCCCCGAAGAGGCCCGGGAGCTGCGGGCTGCAGTGGCCCAGCTTCTGGACACCTCGTACCTGCTCACACctgtggcccaggcccagcttcTGTGGTTGCTGGGCTGGGCCCTGCGGGGTCTGTGGGGTCAGCCTCCAGTGCTCTTCAAGCCACAGTTGGTACGGCTGCTGGGCACAGCCCAGCTGGTACTGCTGCACGCCGTCCTGGCACTGAAGGCGGCCTTCGGCGAGGCACTGTTCACAGCTCAGGACGAGGCCTTGTTGCTCCGCCGGCTCACCTTGGCCGCGcagcacccagccctgcccctgcccgcccaCCTCTTCTACCTGCACTGCCTCCTGAGCTTCCCGGAGAACTGCCCGCTGGGCCCCACGGGCGAGGAGGCTGCCCCACTGCTGCTGGAACCGCAGCTCTGCCGTGGCCTCCTACCCAACCTCCTTCATGACCCAATGGCCCTCCTGGCCCGCCTGCACCTGCTGTGCCTTCTCTGTGCTGAGGACGAACAAAAGGAGGAGCAAGGACCGGCTCAGAGCCCCTGCCACTACCTGCAGGAGCTCCTGGCTGGCCTGCAGCAGCGGGCGGCCCTTCCCGGAGGCCCCCGGGCCTTGGCCACACTCTGCTTCCAGGCTTCATACCTCGTTGCTCACTGCCTGGCCGGGCACCATACAGTGCTGACACCCTTGACCCACGGACTGGCCCAGCTCTACCGAGCCCGGCCTGTGCTGGCTCCCCATTTTGTTGACCTCTTGGATCGAGTGGCCCCTGAGCTGGGGGAGCCCCTGAGGGTGGTGTTGCGGCAAGAGGTGGTGTCCAGGCCAGGTGGGGATGAGGCCCTTCGTTGGCACCTGCAGATGCTGGCAAAGGTGGCCGACAGGGATGCTCAGGGTGCCACCCTCGGTTTCCTGCGGGCGGCAGCTGCCCACTGCGCCGACTGGGGCCTCCAGCAGGCCTTGCTGCGAGTCTGCCGGGCCCTGCTGCGGGCGGGTgttgggggaggcctggccgaCTTGCTGCAGGCGTTGGCCAGGCAGCTGGAGGACCCGGATGGGCGGGACCACGCCCGCCTCTACTACATCCTCCTGAGCCACCTGTCGGGGCCCAAGCTGGGGgtggccctgggcccctccctggctgcacCTGCACTGACCTCTTCACTGGTGGCCGAGAACCAGGGCTTTGCCACGGCACTGATGGTGCAGGAGGCACCAGCCCCGATTCGGCTGAGCGTGGGGCCCCAAAGGGCTGAGGGCCCGGTCCCAGTGCTGCAGCTCCAGGTAGAGGTGCTGGAGCCAGTGTACTCTCTGGAGCTGCGCTTCCGAGTGGAAGGACAGCTCTGTGCACCCCTAGGGGCTGTCCACgtgccctgcctgtgccctggccgcccggcccgcccgctgctcctgcccctgcagccCCGGCGCCCAGCCCCCACACAGCTGGATATCCGTGCTCTGTACACCAAGTCCACTGGCCTCACATGCTATAcccacctgccccccctgcctgtGAAGTTCGCCGACCTCTTCCTGCCTTTCCCGAAGCCCCCTGAGGGCGCCAGCTTAGGCTTCTTCGAGGAGCTGTGGGACTCCTGCCTGCCCAAGGGCGCCGAGAGCCGCCTGTGGTGCCCTCTGGGGCCACAGGGTCTGGAGGCCTTGGTGTCACGCCACCTGGAGCCCTTTGTGGTGGTGGCCCAGCCCCCCACCAGCTACCACATAGCCATCCGCCTGCCCCCAGACTCAAAACTGCTGCTGCGGCTGGAGGCAGCCCAGGCGGACGGAGTGCCCCTGGCCCTGCGGACGGATGACTGGGCCGTGCTGCCCCTGGTGGGGGACTTCCTCCGAGGGCTGTCCGCGGCGGGCTGA